The following are encoded in a window of Deinococcus budaensis genomic DNA:
- a CDS encoding alpha/beta hydrolase — protein MTAAATPFRARLRARPARALGLIACALALASCGRGAPPAAETRPQDARAFKAVTPTLAPVPGAALYQGVYAGLQGEAAYQIEVPDNWNGTLVMYAHGYAGTGENLTVAPPPIRAALLAQGYAWGASSYSANYYDVQAGVEDTNALALAFERLTANKHAKPTKYLIMGVSMGGHIAGAAVEKETQANARSKVTYAAALPLCGVMDEEYEFQWLGDYTTVAAQLAGLGARSYPQADYQELLPAIKAALFTDTTTSQTDPLWQENSGNGAVLREIARQLTGGDRPVFELGFRVGGLQSAVFSTGGSDGTVNGILTKNFYGNVGRTYRWTAGATPTAAEVAFNAAILRVAADPQANRARAGGLRWIPRVNGEFSVPVLTLHTLGDFYVPFRHQQLYRQAAQANGNDARLVQRAIRAPGHCDFTPAEIVEGFNDLVAWEKTGVKPAGDDVLTPGAVADPAYGCRFTRGVRPGVAACPPAS, from the coding sequence ATGACTGCCGCAGCGACTCCTTTTCGTGCCCGTCTCCGTGCCCGTCCCGCCCGCGCCCTGGGCCTGATCGCCTGCGCGCTGGCCCTCGCCAGTTGCGGCCGGGGCGCCCCACCCGCCGCCGAGACGCGGCCTCAGGACGCGCGCGCCTTCAAGGCGGTCACGCCCACGCTGGCTCCCGTCCCCGGCGCCGCGCTGTACCAGGGGGTCTACGCCGGGCTACAGGGCGAGGCGGCCTACCAGATCGAGGTGCCGGACAACTGGAACGGCACGCTGGTGATGTACGCCCACGGGTACGCGGGCACCGGGGAGAACCTGACGGTGGCGCCGCCGCCCATCCGCGCCGCGCTGCTCGCGCAGGGGTACGCCTGGGGGGCCAGCAGCTACTCGGCCAACTACTACGACGTGCAGGCCGGGGTGGAAGACACCAACGCGCTGGCCCTGGCCTTCGAGCGGTTGACCGCGAATAAGCATGCCAAACCGACCAAGTACCTGATCATGGGCGTCTCGATGGGTGGGCACATCGCCGGGGCCGCCGTGGAAAAGGAGACGCAGGCGAACGCGCGCAGCAAGGTCACCTACGCCGCCGCCCTGCCGCTGTGCGGGGTGATGGACGAGGAATACGAGTTCCAGTGGCTGGGCGACTACACCACCGTCGCCGCGCAGCTGGCCGGGCTGGGTGCGCGAAGCTACCCGCAGGCCGACTACCAGGAGCTGCTGCCCGCCATCAAGGCGGCGCTGTTCACCGACACCACGACCAGCCAGACCGATCCCCTGTGGCAGGAGAACAGCGGCAACGGGGCCGTCCTGCGCGAGATCGCCCGCCAGCTGACCGGCGGCGACCGACCCGTCTTCGAGCTGGGCTTCCGCGTCGGCGGACTGCAAAGCGCCGTGTTCAGCACCGGCGGCTCCGACGGCACGGTCAACGGCATCCTGACGAAGAACTTCTACGGCAACGTGGGCCGGACCTACCGCTGGACGGCTGGGGCCACACCCACCGCTGCCGAGGTCGCCTTCAACGCCGCGATCCTGCGCGTGGCGGCCGATCCGCAGGCCAACCGTGCCCGCGCGGGCGGCCTGCGCTGGATTCCGCGCGTGAACGGCGAATTCAGCGTCCCGGTGCTGACCCTGCACACCCTGGGCGACTTCTATGTGCCGTTCAGGCACCAGCAGCTCTACCGCCAGGCCGCCCAGGCCAACGGCAACGACGCGCGGCTGGTGCAGCGGGCGATCCGCGCCCCCGGGCACTGCGATTTCACGCCTGCGGAGATCGTCGAGGGCTTCAACGACCTCGTCGCCTGGGAAAAGACCGGCGTCAAGCCTGCCGGGGACGACGTGCTGACGCCAGGCGCGGTGGCCGACCCCGCCTACGGCTGCCGCTTCACGCGCGGGGTGCGCCCCGGCGTGGCCGCCTGCCCGCCCGCGTCCTGA